DNA sequence from the Hoylesella buccalis ATCC 35310 genome:
GACCTTCAAAGAAAAAGGCACGGGCATCATCGAAGATGTGGTCATCAACCACCGCAACGGCGACACCGACTGGTGCAATTTCCCCCCGGAAACGTGGAATGGGCAAACCTTCACATGGTCGCTTGCCGATATTTGTAAAGGTGACGATCAAGGAGAAACAGAGCGAAATGGCTATGCATTGAAAGGCAATAGCGATACGGGCGACGACTTCAAAGGCGCACGCGACATCGACCACACTTCTGTGAATGCCCAAAAGAACATCAAGGCATATCTTGATTTCTTGTTGAATGATATGGGGTACACTGGTTTCCGTTACGATATGGTCAAAGGCTTTGCAGCCAAATATATTGGCATGTACAACACTTCTGCCAAACCCGTGTACTCGGTTGGCGAGTATTGGGACAACACAGGCAACATCAAGAACTGGATTAACGGCACCAAGGTAGATGGTGTTCCTACCTCTGCCGCTTTCGATTTCGACATGAAGTATCGTATTTATGATGCCTTTAGTTCTAATGGCGACTGGTCAAAACTCAACAGCGAGTGTTTGGCCAGCGATTCATATTACAAGCAATATGCCGTAACGTTTGTCGACAATCATGATACAGGTCGCACCGATGGACACGGTCGCAGTCCACTGTTTGCCAACATCGAGGCTGCCAATGCTTATATCCTCGGCATGCCAGGCACGCCTTGCGTGTTCCTGCCACATTGGCTTCAATACAAAACCGCCATCAAGCGGATGATTGCCACACGCCGTGCCGTGGGCATCAGCAACACCAGCGACATCGTGCATGCCGATGCCAAAAACGATGGCTTCGTGCTGAAAGTAAAAGGCAGTCAAGGTGATTTGCTGTTGATATTGGGAAAAACGACAGACGCCGATACGCAAGGTATGAAGTTAGCGACATCGGGCGATAACTATAAAATGTATGTTAGCAATGCCGTCAACATTGATGAGGTAACAAGCATCAAGGAAGAGCAAGCTACATTCCATGCGCCTTCGTTTTGCGTGGTGAACGATGGCGAGACCTGTGCTTTCTTTGAAAAGCCAAAAGACTGGAGTTCTGACATCAAGTGTTGGGCATGGAACGCTGCTGGCAACTTTACGGGTGGTACGTGGCCTGGCGTGGCATGCACCAAGGTAGGTGTGACTGACAATGGCAACGAGGTGTGGAAGTGGACATGGAATGGCAACTTCACCAATGGCTCTGCCGAAGGACAAGTGCCAACTGGCATTATCTTCAGTACTTCGGGTGGCAAACAAACCAGCGACTTGAAGTTTCAAAATGGCGCATATTTCAATCCCACTGGTGTAAACTTAGGTGTGGTGACGGGCATCAACAAGTTGCTCTCGGCGCAGAATGGCCAGCGCAAGGTGAACGTATACACAATGGACGGACGCCTTGTTCGCTCGCAAGTGAGCGAGGACAAGAGTCTGCAAGGATTACAAAAAGGCGTTTATGTGGTGAACCGCCGCAAGCTGCTCGTTCGATAAGGCACTAACCAAAGCAATGCCCCCTGGAATGTGAGAAAACATTCCAGGGGGCATTGTTCATTCATATCGTTTGTTCATGGGTGTCAACCATCTGCACCAATCCTTGCCCCCCATCGTACAACATTAATCCCAAATCGGTCATTAGGATTTCTCTGCGTCGTACGGCAAAGAAAAATCCTTTAACCCAAATCGGTCATTAGAAAATGACAAGAAGCTTTTTCTAATGAACGATTTTAGATAAAAAACTAATAACCTCCGAAATAACTCTTTACTCAAAGTTTTTTTATCTTTGCCATATCTTTTGTTAAGCTATCATATATTTATGGTTGTGCATATAGGAAAATAGCAATTACTAAAATAAAGAAACTATGGATTTCATTAAAAACAACAAAGAGTTACAAGAATGGCTTGTAAATTACATAACCGACTCCATTCACGGATTTGAAGCAGAAGATTCTGCAGAGTTCAATAAGTGGGCTAAGAATTTCCAAAAAGAGGAAGCTGAGTTTGTCGTGAACATGGAATTTGGAAATGACTGGGGATATGATGAGCGCAAGGAAATTCCACTGAAAGAAGCGAAAGAGTATGCAAACGCTTTGATGAAGAAGAATTTAGAGAACTGGTATTTGTAATATTACTTAAATAGTCAATAACCTATGAAAAAGTTTTTATTCTTTTTACTTATTCTATCGATTCCTTTTTTGGGAATGGCACAGACAGTTGGTAAAAAACAAGAAAGTACAACAGGCAGCCAAGGCAAGAATATATCCGCTTTGCTTTCAAAGATTGATACGTTGCTAACCATAAATAATATGTTGTTAGAGCAAATAGAAATAGATTCTTCCTTAAAAGGGAGATTCAAACTCTATAAAACAGAAAACAATTACAACTTCTTCCTGACTTCGTCATCGTGTCACCCAAAAATCTTCGTCAAAGAGTTTAGCTATTCTCTGATGTCTTGCCATCAGCATAGTCTGCGTATAAACCTCCTTGTTCAGAGGTAGCTTGATTTGTATCGTTGTAATGGTCTTTGCCAATGCAAGCACCTTGTCTATGCTCATCTTAATCTCTGAGACTTTCAACATACGCTCCAATTCCTTGTATACTTTCAAAGCCACGAAGCAGATGCATATATGAGCCTCGATTCGTTTGCGCGTAAAGTGAAACATGGGACGTATCTCTATCTTTGATTTGGCTATGCGGAAGGCTCGTTCCACATGCCAAAGGTTGTGATATGCCGTGTATATGTCCTGTATTGGTATATCCGTATTGGTGAGATATCCCTTTAGGCCGTCCCATTTGGAGTCGTCGGCAACACGGTCATAATTGATGGCGACTTTCACTTCACCATCCATGGATAAGAACTTATTGTAACCTCTCTTGTTGATGTTGCCTTTCGTGAGCGCACCATGCTTGTAAGCCTTTTCCAACCTGCGTATTCCCTTTTCCCGGTTATAGGCATCTTTCTTAGCACGGTCATCTGTATAGCCGACCAAGAGACGACGTCCGCCTCCTTTGTCATATTCAACCATCTGGCAGTCGCGCTTGGGCTGTTCCAGTATCCAGTTCTTGACCTCTTGACTTTCATTCTTTATCTTCGCACCTATTATATACTTGTAGCCGTGCGATTCAAGTTCCGCTATGTTGGCATTGTTCATCAGACCAGAATCTGCCACTACAACGAAGTTTTCCAATCCGTATTTGCTTACAAACTCGTTTATCGTCGGCAGCATCGTATGACCCTCATATTTGTTGCCTTCATGGATGCAATAGGCAAGCGGATAGCCACCAAGGCTGACAAGCAGTCCAAGTATGATTTGAGGATTACTGTGACGTCCCTCTTTCGAGAAACCTGTCTTGCGTAATTCGTCCTCATAATCCGCTTCAAAGTAAAGTGTGGTAACATCATAGAATAACACACCGATATTTCCACCGAACAGTTTAGCTGTATGTTGCACGCTTATGTCCTGTACGATTTCGTGCTGATGGTCGCTAAGCTTGTCAAGATAGCGATAGATTTTTGAGAGATCCATATCTTCGTCAAAGTGGTTTTTAAGGTATTCCACCGTGGCAGCTTTGCTTGTTGGATATGCCAAACGAGCCTTAACAAGCTTGCGGAATACATCATCGTCAATCCGATTGAAACCAATCCTGTCAAACGTGCGGTCTAATATCAAGTCGCATCCGTTGAGAAAGATATTGCTGACATTGGACAGGACACGGCGGACTTCTTCACGCTCATGGTCACAGGCCTCACGTTCCTCGCCGAATAGATCAAGCTGGGGCTGGCGGCGTGAATTCTCTCTGGAAATCCATTCTTTTGCTTCAATGACAAGATTTTCAACCTCACCTTCATTATAGGCTACTCCAATTGTGGCAAGTTCCTTCATTTTGCCTCCAATTTTCTCAACAACGATAACTCCGATATTGCCAGATGGATATTTCTTTTTGCGGACAAACATAGTTAAAATATCTTTCGTGTCACCCAATATTAGATGACACAAAGATACAAAATAGTGTTTATCAACCAGTTATAAAATACATGTTTTTTGAGTGACGAAGTCAGGAGAGCAAATAGAAATAGATTCTTCCTTAAAAGGGAGATTCAAACTCTATAAAACAGAAAACAATTACAACTTCTTGGAGTTAGACACGAAAACAGGAAAGATAAAGCAAGTGCAATGGTCTTTGGATGCGAAGAACGAATGCACTGTCATAATTAACAATGTAGATTTATCATGGGGGACAGGTTATGGTTCTGGCAGTTTTGAGTTGTACCCGACAAGTAATATGTATCAATTCATTCTAATCGATAAAACTAATGGACGTAAATGGCATGTTCAATGGGGACTTGAAAATGCCAATCGCTGGATACGGTACATAGACTAATTTATGAAAGAATCCCCCTCTCTCCGCTTAGTAAATTCAACAAATCATTGATTTATAATAACTTAAATGATTTTTGCGCTCTTGGTTTTTCTTTGCCCCACTTCTAATGACCGATTTGGGTTAAAGATTGATGATTCAACATGAGAATCGACTAGCTTTGTCGGTGTTTATGCTTCCGGCTTTATCCTCCATGCAATAATCCCGGTTTTTCAAGAATTGTTCATATTTTTGGTATTTTCAAAATGTTCATTCTAGAAAAATGATGCTCTTTTTGGATAGTTTTTAGCACCTTTTTGCACAACCGTCGGTC
Encoded proteins:
- a CDS encoding IS1634 family transposase, with the translated sequence MFVRKKKYPSGNIGVIVVEKIGGKMKELATIGVAYNEGEVENLVIEAKEWISRENSRRQPQLDLFGEEREACDHEREEVRRVLSNVSNIFLNGCDLILDRTFDRIGFNRIDDDVFRKLVKARLAYPTSKAATVEYLKNHFDEDMDLSKIYRYLDKLSDHQHEIVQDISVQHTAKLFGGNIGVLFYDVTTLYFEADYEDELRKTGFSKEGRHSNPQIILGLLVSLGGYPLAYCIHEGNKYEGHTMLPTINEFVSKYGLENFVVVADSGLMNNANIAELESHGYKYIIGAKIKNESQEVKNWILEQPKRDCQMVEYDKGGGRRLLVGYTDDRAKKDAYNREKGIRRLEKAYKHGALTKGNINKRGYNKFLSMDGEVKVAINYDRVADDSKWDGLKGYLTNTDIPIQDIYTAYHNLWHVERAFRIAKSKIEIRPMFHFTRKRIEAHICICFVALKVYKELERMLKVSEIKMSIDKVLALAKTITTIQIKLPLNKEVYTQTMLMARHQRIAKLFDEDFWVTR
- a CDS encoding alpha-amylase family glycosyl hydrolase, with amino-acid sequence MKHIYTLLLLMLALAGNVHAQGWPKDYKGVMLQGFYWDSYQDTQWSHLESQADELSKYFSLIWVPQSGNCNTLKNQMGYAPIWWFKHDSAFGSEQQLRKMIKTFKEKGTGIIEDVVINHRNGDTDWCNFPPETWNGQTFTWSLADICKGDDQGETERNGYALKGNSDTGDDFKGARDIDHTSVNAQKNIKAYLDFLLNDMGYTGFRYDMVKGFAAKYIGMYNTSAKPVYSVGEYWDNTGNIKNWINGTKVDGVPTSAAFDFDMKYRIYDAFSSNGDWSKLNSECLASDSYYKQYAVTFVDNHDTGRTDGHGRSPLFANIEAANAYILGMPGTPCVFLPHWLQYKTAIKRMIATRRAVGISNTSDIVHADAKNDGFVLKVKGSQGDLLLILGKTTDADTQGMKLATSGDNYKMYVSNAVNIDEVTSIKEEQATFHAPSFCVVNDGETCAFFEKPKDWSSDIKCWAWNAAGNFTGGTWPGVACTKVGVTDNGNEVWKWTWNGNFTNGSAEGQVPTGIIFSTSGGKQTSDLKFQNGAYFNPTGVNLGVVTGINKLLSAQNGQRKVNVYTMDGRLVRSQVSEDKSLQGLQKGVYVVNRRKLLVR